The following proteins are encoded in a genomic region of Alistipes shahii WAL 8301:
- a CDS encoding helix-turn-helix domain-containing protein translates to MKPLKGNPTLRLLRLVLRRFNRLELLIQNNSRPLPDDLIDTPAVRMLTRMSDRTLSRRRSDGTIPYVKHGGKIYYSRSRVLEALRNEPNTTSTNKVKKS, encoded by the coding sequence ATGAAGCCATTGAAAGGTAATCCGACTCTGCGTTTGTTACGTCTGGTATTGCGACGATTCAATCGTCTCGAACTACTCATCCAAAACAATTCTCGACCTTTACCCGATGACCTGATCGACACTCCGGCAGTCCGCATGCTTACCCGGATGTCCGACCGTACCCTCTCCCGTCGTCGAAGCGACGGCACGATCCCTTATGTCAAGCACGGCGGCAAAATCTATTACAGCAGATCGCGCGTTCTCGAAGCCCTCCGGAATGAACCCAACACCACATCAACCAATAAAGTAAAGAAGTCATGA
- a CDS encoding OsmC family protein, with the protein MIEKVTLQMSENGKFRTENGTGCDAMNPKTLMLYAAAQCSAQTALMIMQKERITPKRFEISFSGDLSAETVQSESVYRSFHVVYNVECSSEDDQAKVGRALELTHEKYCGMVQMLRRIAPVSREIAVVSTQPAKA; encoded by the coding sequence ATGATTGAAAAAGTAACTTTACAGATGTCCGAAAACGGGAAATTCCGGACCGAAAACGGCACCGGATGCGACGCGATGAATCCCAAGACCCTGATGCTCTACGCCGCGGCGCAATGCTCCGCCCAGACGGCGCTGATGATCATGCAGAAAGAGCGCATCACGCCCAAACGCTTCGAAATCAGCTTTTCGGGCGATTTATCCGCCGAGACGGTTCAATCCGAAAGCGTATACCGCTCGTTCCATGTGGTTTACAACGTCGAATGCAGCTCCGAAGACGACCAGGCGAAAGTCGGCCGCGCACTGGAACTGACACACGAAAAGTACTGCGGCATGGTGCAGATGCTGCGCAGGATCGCACCCGTGTCGCGCGAGATCGCCGTGGTCAGCACCCAGCCGGCGAAGGCGTAG
- the rd gene encoding rubredoxin has protein sequence MKHTMPELPYAPEALAPKMSKETFDYHYGKHLQTYVNNLNNLIAGTPYEEMPLDEIVRKADGGIFNNAAQAWNHTFFFRMLTPAQQPMPAKLAAKLTEAFGSVEAFKEQFTKAAVGLFGSGWAWLAMDKAGKLSIVAKLNAGNPMTDGLRPVMTVDVWEHAYYIDYRNRRPDFLAAFWELIDWQKVADRCIPKRYKCTACDYVYDPAKGDPETGIEPGTPFEEIPDDWTCPICGLYKTDFEAVEE, from the coding sequence ATGAAACATACAATGCCCGAGCTTCCCTATGCACCGGAAGCGCTTGCTCCGAAGATGAGCAAAGAGACCTTCGATTACCACTATGGAAAGCATTTGCAGACTTATGTGAACAACCTGAACAACCTGATCGCGGGGACGCCTTACGAGGAGATGCCGCTCGACGAGATCGTTCGCAAGGCCGACGGGGGCATTTTCAACAATGCCGCCCAGGCCTGGAACCATACCTTCTTTTTCCGGATGCTGACTCCCGCGCAGCAGCCGATGCCCGCGAAGCTGGCCGCCAAACTCACCGAGGCGTTCGGTTCGGTGGAGGCTTTCAAGGAGCAGTTCACCAAGGCCGCCGTGGGGCTGTTCGGCTCCGGATGGGCGTGGCTGGCAATGGACAAGGCCGGGAAACTGTCGATCGTCGCCAAGCTGAACGCCGGCAACCCGATGACCGACGGACTGCGTCCGGTGATGACCGTGGACGTTTGGGAGCACGCCTATTACATCGACTACCGCAACCGTCGTCCCGATTTTCTGGCGGCGTTCTGGGAGCTGATCGACTGGCAAAAGGTCGCCGACCGCTGCATCCCGAAGCGATACAAGTGCACGGCCTGCGACTACGTCTACGACCCGGCGAAGGGCGATCCCGAGACGGGCATCGAGCCGGGGACGCCCTTCGAGGAGATTCCCGACGACTGGACCTGCCCGATCTGCGGACTCTACAAGACCGACTTCGAGGCTGTCGAGGAGTAA
- a CDS encoding DEAD/DEAH box helicase — MTAANQIAQTIISDSYFLKLYRVCVERSVLRTLNIDTEEKYTEKEIRDLLRFADLLSTSSISDARNYAYKIITYLNPYYKDNVYYHTVAKAVYSNLGNFPAISYLEADNNNTSNLPFDRSVQNEAKKLIQEVPDGVGHVFTDIQYDLFSKLISSREFSFSGPTSMGKSFVIKAFLRCAIQNTPQENFIILVPSRALINQYAIELKSEMGALLETNNYKIVTNSNIAELPINEQCNYVLILTPERLISYISQEKNPSIGFLFVDEAHKLAQTEDARSITTYTSIEKTLKKYPDIKLYFASPNVSNPEILLSMFRNGKAENTFKTQETPVAQNLYFIDLLEKELSYCLNDEFIPINHPVLADISSINDVLLRFGQRSNLIYCNAKSKAISYAKELAATIECSDNKALKRAASIIRAYIHPDYYLADLVQKEIAYHFGNMPQLIRNLIEDLYRDGHLKYIFCTSTLLEGVNMPTQNLFILDDKKAKKILRPIDFWNLAGRAGRLAKELQGNVFCVKHGDVSWDKPSFFKEKDIQLVPTIYERIDHNLKKIEKIIQEQEISGTDIEQNILRYIANIICIDTLEPKNGYKSPIITALIERNKTKIIELAKSKSAQNETPYLILSANESIELKTQNSAYKQLKYLHAQKRNILLPAQINYPNILETLTKLYKLYSWNDKYLGKENSLKYFAMLMNKWINNSSLNQIISESIDYFHDHNRKLRINNGDLVDFDKNDKTHINALIGNIIDEIEIVLRFQLEKYFNHYHMMVKNILGEDNAGENWAMLLEYGTQNREIIALQNMGLSRYSAQKIFKECRGAFISENGQLKKVDKHKVLSKLQKDSIEYIEAQKLL, encoded by the coding sequence ATGACAGCTGCAAATCAGATAGCCCAAACGATTATTTCGGATTCATATTTTCTAAAATTATACAGAGTGTGCGTTGAACGTTCTGTTTTGCGCACATTGAATATTGACACCGAAGAAAAATATACCGAAAAAGAAATTCGCGACTTATTGCGATTTGCAGACTTATTATCGACCTCTTCTATCTCGGATGCGCGTAATTACGCATATAAAATCATTACCTATCTAAATCCTTACTACAAGGATAATGTGTACTATCACACCGTTGCAAAAGCTGTTTATAGTAACTTGGGCAATTTCCCCGCTATATCTTATTTAGAAGCCGACAATAATAACACCTCTAATTTGCCGTTCGATCGCTCGGTTCAGAATGAAGCAAAAAAACTTATACAGGAAGTTCCCGATGGCGTAGGGCACGTTTTTACGGATATTCAATACGATTTGTTTTCGAAATTGATTTCATCACGCGAATTCAGTTTTTCCGGGCCGACTTCTATGGGAAAGTCTTTTGTCATCAAAGCGTTCCTGCGATGTGCAATTCAAAATACACCGCAGGAAAACTTTATCATATTGGTTCCAAGTCGTGCATTGATAAATCAATACGCCATTGAACTGAAATCTGAAATGGGAGCATTGTTGGAAACCAATAATTATAAAATAGTCACCAACTCAAATATCGCGGAGCTGCCAATAAATGAACAATGCAATTATGTTCTGATTCTTACGCCCGAGCGTTTGATCAGTTACATATCGCAGGAAAAGAATCCTTCGATAGGTTTCCTTTTCGTGGATGAAGCGCACAAATTAGCACAAACGGAAGACGCCCGCAGTATAACTACCTATACGTCTATTGAAAAAACGCTGAAAAAATATCCGGATATAAAACTTTATTTTGCCTCGCCCAATGTCTCCAATCCTGAGATCTTATTATCCATGTTTCGAAATGGAAAGGCAGAAAATACTTTTAAGACGCAAGAAACTCCAGTTGCACAAAACTTATATTTCATAGATTTATTAGAGAAGGAATTATCCTATTGTTTGAATGATGAATTCATACCGATAAATCATCCGGTATTGGCAGATATTTCGTCCATCAATGATGTATTGCTTCGCTTCGGACAACGTAGCAATTTGATATATTGTAATGCGAAATCAAAAGCAATTAGTTATGCGAAAGAACTTGCGGCGACCATAGAATGCTCCGACAATAAAGCGTTGAAGCGAGCGGCGTCTATTATCAGAGCTTATATACACCCCGATTACTACCTTGCAGACTTGGTTCAAAAAGAAATCGCATACCATTTCGGAAATATGCCGCAATTGATCCGTAATTTGATAGAAGATTTATATCGAGACGGTCATCTGAAATATATTTTCTGCACTTCAACTTTGCTGGAAGGTGTAAATATGCCCACGCAAAATCTATTTATTTTAGATGATAAAAAAGCGAAGAAGATTTTAAGACCTATTGACTTTTGGAACTTGGCAGGTAGAGCAGGACGTCTTGCGAAAGAGCTTCAAGGAAATGTGTTTTGTGTTAAACATGGAGATGTAAGTTGGGATAAGCCATCATTTTTCAAGGAAAAAGATATACAACTCGTACCAACAATATACGAAAGAATCGACCATAATCTGAAAAAGATTGAGAAGATTATTCAAGAACAAGAGATTTCTGGAACAGATATAGAACAGAACATATTGAGATATATAGCCAATATCATTTGTATAGATACACTTGAACCTAAGAATGGGTATAAAAGCCCTATAATAACAGCTTTAATAGAACGAAACAAAACGAAGATTATTGAATTGGCCAAATCTAAATCGGCTCAAAATGAAACGCCATATTTGATATTGTCTGCGAATGAATCAATAGAACTGAAGACCCAAAATAGCGCATATAAACAGTTGAAATATTTACATGCTCAAAAGCGTAATATATTATTGCCGGCACAAATCAACTATCCCAATATTTTAGAAACATTAACAAAACTATATAAACTATATAGTTGGAATGACAAATATCTCGGGAAAGAAAATTCGCTGAAATATTTTGCCATGTTAATGAATAAATGGATCAACAATAGTAGTTTGAACCAAATTATCTCGGAATCTATTGACTATTTCCATGACCACAATCGGAAACTTCGAATAAATAATGGTGATTTGGTTGATTTTGATAAAAATGACAAAACACATATAAATGCTTTAATTGGGAATATTATAGATGAAATAGAGATTGTTCTTCGATTTCAGCTTGAAAAATATTTCAATCATTATCATATGATGGTTAAAAATATTTTGGGAGAAGATAATGCCGGAGAAAATTGGGCGATGCTTTTAGAGTATGGAACTCAAAACAGAGAAATAATCGCTTTGCAAAATATGGGATTGTCGAGATATTCTGCACAAAAAATTTTCAAGGAGTGCAGAGGTGCATTTATTTCAGAAAATGGACAACTTAAAAAAGTAGATAAACACAAAGTATTATCCAAGCTCCAAAAGGATTCAATAGAATATATCGAAGCACAAAAGTTGTTGTGA
- a CDS encoding DUF3945 domain-containing protein, whose translation MAKFADRYKFEERELPWDQIQALGLNKEILLENQSMGDILKGRIPNKLVPLKHKMDGRWVDLGLGTISPIRDDAGNVQLRIFTRLDEPQYKISPYKELFTDKEIERLETDGHLGSTKKMKDFTSGRECECYVSVHEATNRLTTLPVDALTLPTRIYGKEIGDDIEALRSGKEIFVEDIHLKDGRVISGHARVDANRGDVVFRNDNNPHLRIHDTVFGVKVSADIQAKLANHEVVFIPGMKVGGKTISTDLRYSDTGRPLFGNNARNYRSRLGEENPRPRQRVRRRLPSLPGAQPKGMKIG comes from the coding sequence ATCGCCAAGTTCGCTGACCGTTATAAGTTCGAGGAACGGGAACTTCCGTGGGATCAGATTCAGGCGTTGGGTCTGAACAAAGAAATCCTGCTGGAGAATCAAAGCATGGGCGACATCCTCAAGGGACGTATTCCCAACAAACTGGTGCCGCTCAAACATAAGATGGACGGCCGCTGGGTCGATCTGGGCCTCGGTACGATTTCACCGATCCGCGACGATGCGGGCAATGTCCAACTCCGTATCTTCACACGTCTGGACGAGCCGCAGTACAAAATATCGCCGTATAAGGAGCTTTTCACGGACAAGGAGATCGAGCGTCTTGAAACCGACGGGCATCTGGGTTCCACCAAGAAAATGAAAGATTTTACCTCGGGCCGCGAGTGCGAGTGTTATGTCAGCGTCCATGAGGCGACGAACCGCCTGACGACGCTTCCGGTCGATGCGCTGACGCTCCCCACCCGAATCTACGGCAAAGAGATCGGCGACGACATCGAGGCGCTGCGCTCCGGCAAGGAGATCTTCGTCGAAGACATCCACCTCAAGGACGGTCGGGTCATCTCGGGCCATGCACGCGTGGACGCCAACCGCGGAGACGTGGTGTTCCGCAACGACAATAATCCGCATCTGCGCATCCACGATACGGTTTTCGGAGTCAAGGTAAGTGCAGACATTCAGGCGAAGCTGGCCAACCACGAGGTCGTCTTCATCCCCGGCATGAAAGTCGGCGGCAAGACGATCAGCACCGACCTTCGTTACAGCGACACGGGCCGGCCCCTGTTCGGCAACAACGCCCGCAATTACCGTTCGCGTCTGGGCGAGGAGAACCCGCGTCCGCGCCAGCGCGTCCGCCGGCGTCTTCCGTCGCTTCCCGGCGCACAACCCAAAGGCATGAAAATCGGTTAG
- a CDS encoding N-6 DNA methylase, which yields MRELHELLRHYAGSEQRYKDLVQSMRNSTLTAFYTPPAIVRALAETLRDAGVVPRRLLDPSAGAGIFPSSFRETADGEVEILSFEKDLLTGQVLSTLAREREQVIIDGFQTIETAYDSYFDVVTSNIPFGDTRIFDASFRKSDDPVRRQALKAVHNYFFIRGLDTLREGGILAFVTSAGVMDAPGNEPVRRYLMEHARLVSAVRLPNNLFTEYAGTEVASDLIVLQKWSEKRELTPDEQRFVSSSEIGNGIYLNDYHRDFKHAIHTTFSHEKGLYGQSSLVLHYDGGPERIAERLRGILAHDFATRLDTERYTQYLRPHHIPQAQTVPPTARRQNRVAAPQSVPTPEPASVAPTPEVPAPAASLFGSAAAVPIARRPLGQRRAGRRTDTTGMSDLFTQGNLFAQPAEAAEATDAPAAIAAPASENKDPRPFTGTMLPHYKERSLVLFEGQVGRLGGLTRQGCTFHPEELGTLSRYRAERYIPLRDTYQLLYRLEMQNEIEYKGLRRKLNGCYENFTALLGDLNKKENAAFILNDPGGREVLGLERFVEGRKQLSDILRRPVSFDPNEIKHVDTAAEALAASLNKFGRVEFPYMESLASRSRQELTDELGDRIFYNPMVKGYEIRERLAAGNVVAKAE from the coding sequence GTGAGGGAACTGCACGAACTGCTGCGCCATTATGCCGGCAGCGAACAGCGGTATAAAGACCTCGTGCAGAGCATGCGCAATTCTACGCTGACGGCATTCTACACTCCGCCGGCCATCGTGCGTGCGCTCGCCGAGACGCTCCGGGATGCTGGCGTCGTTCCCCGGCGGTTGCTCGACCCCAGCGCCGGGGCCGGGATTTTCCCTTCGTCGTTCCGGGAGACCGCCGACGGCGAAGTCGAAATCCTCTCTTTCGAGAAAGACCTGCTGACCGGACAAGTGCTCTCCACACTGGCCCGGGAACGAGAGCAGGTCATTATCGACGGTTTCCAAACCATCGAAACGGCCTATGACAGTTATTTCGACGTAGTAACGTCCAATATTCCCTTCGGTGATACCCGGATCTTCGACGCATCCTTTCGGAAGAGCGACGACCCGGTTCGACGGCAAGCGCTCAAGGCCGTTCACAACTATTTCTTCATCAGGGGTCTGGATACGCTCCGCGAAGGCGGCATTCTGGCGTTCGTCACCTCGGCGGGCGTCATGGACGCTCCCGGCAACGAACCCGTCCGTCGCTATCTGATGGAGCATGCGCGGCTGGTTTCGGCCGTGCGGCTGCCGAACAACCTCTTTACGGAGTATGCCGGCACGGAAGTGGCCAGCGATCTCATCGTCCTTCAGAAATGGAGCGAAAAGCGGGAGCTTACCCCCGACGAGCAACGCTTCGTCAGTTCGTCCGAGATCGGCAACGGAATTTACCTGAACGACTACCACCGGGATTTCAAGCACGCGATCCATACGACGTTTTCGCATGAAAAAGGTCTCTATGGACAATCCTCTCTCGTACTGCACTACGACGGAGGCCCGGAACGGATCGCCGAGCGGCTGCGCGGAATCCTCGCACATGATTTCGCAACCCGCCTCGATACCGAACGATATACGCAATATCTCCGTCCACACCATATCCCGCAGGCGCAAACCGTGCCGCCGACCGCCCGGAGGCAAAATCGGGTCGCGGCTCCGCAATCCGTGCCGACACCGGAGCCGGCATCCGTTGCACCGACTCCGGAAGTACCGGCTCCGGCCGCATCGCTTTTCGGCAGCGCTGCCGCCGTTCCGATCGCCCGCCGTCCGCTGGGACAGCGGCGGGCCGGGCGCAGAACGGATACGACCGGCATGTCCGATCTCTTCACGCAGGGGAATCTGTTCGCACAACCGGCGGAGGCAGCGGAGGCTACGGATGCCCCGGCAGCAATCGCTGCGCCGGCTTCGGAGAATAAAGATCCGCGGCCCTTTACCGGCACGATGCTTCCGCACTACAAAGAGCGGTCGTTGGTTCTGTTCGAAGGACAGGTCGGGCGTCTGGGCGGCCTGACACGACAGGGCTGTACGTTCCATCCCGAAGAGCTGGGAACCTTGTCCCGATACCGGGCCGAACGCTATATCCCGCTGCGGGATACCTACCAGCTGCTCTACCGGCTCGAAATGCAGAACGAGATCGAATACAAGGGCCTGCGGCGCAAACTCAACGGATGTTACGAGAACTTCACGGCTCTGTTGGGCGATCTGAACAAGAAGGAGAATGCCGCCTTCATCCTGAACGATCCCGGCGGGCGGGAGGTGCTGGGGCTCGAACGTTTCGTCGAAGGCCGAAAACAGCTCTCCGACATCCTCCGACGCCCCGTATCGTTCGACCCTAACGAGATCAAACACGTCGATACGGCGGCCGAAGCGCTGGCTGCCTCGCTCAACAAGTTCGGACGGGTGGAGTTTCCCTATATGGAGTCGCTCGCATCGCGTTCCCGGCAAGAGCTGACCGACGAGCTGGGCGATCGCATTTTCTACAATCCGATGGTCAAGGGGTATGAAATCCGCGAACGGCTCGCGGCAGGGAATGTCGTCGCCAAAGCCGAATGA
- a CDS encoding DUF1896 domain-containing protein: MKRHVEEKELPYFAATLTAYLRESHPELLPDKHFIAERSDHAAQTYERAVRNGNSVYEALELSNAVLYQDLRFSKYDAIFEVVSEWFPEVAARQRTAFCLKLLPVCEEVFEMYDLTDDFESSPSYKNLLLELTGLIQTHIELHGIQ; the protein is encoded by the coding sequence ATGAAACGACACGTAGAAGAGAAAGAGTTGCCGTACTTCGCGGCAACTCTTACCGCTTATTTGCGCGAAAGCCATCCTGAACTGCTCCCCGACAAACACTTCATCGCCGAGCGGAGCGACCATGCGGCCCAGACCTATGAACGTGCCGTTCGCAACGGCAACAGCGTCTACGAGGCTCTGGAACTCTCGAACGCCGTTCTGTACCAAGACCTGCGTTTTTCGAAATACGATGCGATCTTCGAGGTCGTATCGGAATGGTTCCCGGAGGTCGCAGCCCGGCAGCGCACCGCTTTCTGTCTGAAACTGCTTCCCGTCTGCGAAGAGGTGTTCGAGATGTACGACCTGACCGACGACTTCGAGAGCAGCCCGTCCTATAAAAATCTTCTATTGGAACTCACCGGACTCATCCAAACCCACATCGAACTGCATGGCATACAATAA
- a CDS encoding tetratricopeptide repeat protein — protein sequence MRKFRISLLTLALAACAFGAQAAGPEIETLAGRARDLFDYGRWSDARQEFLRVRAALTPSDRLLAQEADFYLAACAVELGSPDAEGALREFAERYPESVYANDVHFALGSFYCAAGNMEKAREAFAQTDYKALSAPRREQYDIRMGYVAFAGGDYRKAYDYFDRIGSRSEYADHARYYKAYIDYAEGRYGRAKQAFTALLRSDAYRDVVPYYLMQIEFREGNYRYVVENGETLARRAVPERRAELERVVAESWFRLEDFNRTLEHLAAFRKAGGEMDRDASYLEGFSLYRTARYAEAAEWLRKACGAEDALTQNASYHLADCYLRAGDKESAMQAFAMASDESLDATVAEDALFNYAKLQYELGGGAFNGAINVLTRYVERYPSSPRAEEARALLIAAYYNSRDYDAAYRAIKQMPSGDADIRAALQKITYFRALEAYKAGDMRAAQRYLTESAAVNVSPKYTALNAFWQGEIAFAQGDYPVAAAKYNAYLKRAPRTEREYALAWYNLGYCAFDRNDLGQAQASFRKFLAAWSPRDRYRADAYNRLGDAAYSDRRFEEAVGEYDKAIALATPEQQYARYKRAVTLGILGRTDQKQQALRQIAASGGDYADEASYELGRSYIAQEKYAEGAAQLEKFVAAYPSSPRCTQALSDLGLAYLNLGDKQKSLKYYDRVVGASPHSSEARGAMQSIREIYVSQGDADAYFDYAAKAGLESDLTALSRDSLSFAAAQKLYLDGQQEAAAKSLRSYVQSYPKGYYLTDALYYLSDCYLRSGERGEAIETLTALADRGTTQYTVAVLEKLSEMTYADERWDEAASAYRRLYDAAPTKTGREEAMKGYVRATVAGGDGAKIAAMAADVCGHDDAGAAALREAKYAWAGQLRAEGRRDEAVKLYRELAKDVRTKEGSEAAYYVIESTFGSGDMDKTEKEVFAFSEREPQAYWLAKAFILLGDVYVKKGDNFQARATWQSVADGYSPADDGIVDEAKARIAKLN from the coding sequence ATGCGAAAATTCCGGATTTCATTGCTGACCCTTGCCCTTGCGGCGTGCGCCTTCGGCGCGCAGGCTGCCGGGCCTGAAATAGAGACCCTCGCGGGGCGCGCCCGCGACCTGTTCGATTACGGCCGCTGGAGCGACGCCCGGCAGGAATTCCTGCGCGTCAGGGCGGCGCTGACGCCTTCGGACCGCCTGCTGGCCCAGGAGGCGGATTTTTACCTGGCCGCCTGCGCCGTGGAGCTGGGCAGCCCCGATGCCGAAGGGGCCTTGCGCGAATTCGCGGAGCGTTATCCCGAATCGGTCTACGCCAACGACGTGCATTTCGCACTCGGTTCGTTCTACTGCGCCGCGGGGAACATGGAAAAGGCCCGCGAGGCTTTCGCGCAGACCGATTACAAGGCGTTGAGCGCGCCGCGCCGCGAGCAGTACGACATCCGCATGGGCTACGTCGCGTTCGCCGGGGGCGACTACCGGAAGGCGTACGACTATTTCGACCGCATCGGCAGCCGCAGCGAATACGCCGATCACGCCCGTTACTACAAGGCCTATATCGACTACGCCGAAGGGCGTTACGGCCGTGCGAAGCAGGCCTTCACGGCGCTTCTGCGCAGCGACGCCTACCGCGACGTGGTTCCCTATTACCTCATGCAGATCGAGTTCCGCGAGGGCAACTACCGCTATGTGGTCGAAAACGGCGAGACGCTGGCCCGCCGGGCCGTTCCCGAGCGGCGCGCCGAGCTGGAGCGCGTGGTCGCCGAATCGTGGTTCCGGCTGGAGGATTTCAACAGGACGCTGGAGCACCTCGCGGCTTTCCGGAAGGCCGGCGGGGAGATGGACCGCGACGCCAGCTACCTGGAGGGCTTCTCGCTCTACCGCACGGCCCGCTATGCGGAGGCCGCGGAGTGGCTGCGCAAGGCGTGCGGCGCTGAAGACGCGCTGACGCAGAACGCCTCCTACCACCTGGCCGACTGTTACCTGCGCGCCGGGGACAAGGAGTCGGCGATGCAGGCTTTCGCGATGGCTTCCGACGAGTCGCTCGACGCGACGGTGGCCGAGGACGCGCTGTTCAACTACGCCAAATTGCAGTACGAACTGGGCGGCGGCGCCTTCAACGGCGCGATCAACGTGCTGACGCGCTATGTCGAACGCTATCCTTCGTCGCCGCGTGCGGAGGAGGCCCGTGCGCTGCTGATCGCCGCTTACTACAACTCCCGCGACTACGATGCCGCGTACAGGGCCATCAAACAGATGCCCTCGGGCGACGCCGACATCCGCGCGGCGTTGCAGAAGATCACCTATTTCCGCGCTCTGGAGGCCTACAAGGCGGGCGACATGCGTGCGGCGCAGCGTTACCTCACGGAATCCGCCGCGGTGAACGTCAGCCCCAAGTACACCGCGCTGAATGCCTTCTGGCAGGGTGAAATCGCCTTCGCACAGGGCGACTACCCGGTGGCGGCGGCCAAATACAACGCCTACCTGAAGCGTGCGCCCCGCACCGAGCGGGAGTATGCGCTGGCGTGGTACAATCTCGGTTACTGCGCCTTCGACCGCAACGACCTGGGGCAGGCGCAGGCTTCGTTCCGAAAGTTCCTCGCCGCCTGGTCGCCGCGCGACCGTTACCGCGCCGACGCCTACAACCGGTTGGGCGACGCGGCCTATTCCGACCGCCGTTTCGAGGAGGCCGTGGGGGAGTATGACAAAGCCATCGCCCTGGCGACGCCCGAACAGCAGTACGCCCGCTACAAACGGGCCGTGACGCTCGGCATCCTGGGCCGCACGGACCAGAAGCAGCAGGCCCTGCGGCAGATCGCCGCTTCGGGCGGCGACTATGCCGACGAAGCCTCCTACGAGCTGGGACGCAGCTACATCGCGCAGGAGAAGTATGCCGAGGGCGCCGCGCAGCTCGAAAAGTTCGTGGCCGCCTATCCGTCGTCGCCGCGCTGCACGCAGGCGCTGTCCGACCTCGGGCTGGCCTACCTGAATCTGGGCGACAAGCAAAAGTCGCTCAAGTATTACGATCGGGTGGTCGGGGCGTCGCCCCACTCCTCGGAAGCCAGGGGCGCGATGCAATCGATCCGCGAGATCTACGTTTCGCAGGGCGACGCCGACGCCTATTTCGACTACGCCGCCAAGGCCGGACTGGAGAGCGACCTGACGGCCCTTTCGCGCGACTCGCTGTCGTTCGCCGCGGCACAGAAACTCTACCTCGACGGACAGCAGGAGGCTGCCGCGAAGTCGCTGCGCAGCTATGTGCAGAGCTATCCGAAGGGGTATTACCTAACCGACGCGCTCTACTATTTGAGCGACTGCTACCTCCGCTCGGGCGAGCGCGGGGAGGCCATCGAGACGCTCACGGCGCTCGCCGACCGGGGGACGACCCAGTACACGGTCGCCGTGCTGGAGAAGCTCTCCGAGATGACTTATGCCGACGAACGCTGGGACGAGGCCGCCTCGGCCTACCGCCGGCTTTACGACGCCGCGCCGACCAAAACGGGCCGCGAGGAGGCCATGAAGGGCTATGTGCGTGCGACGGTGGCCGGGGGCGACGGGGCGAAGATCGCCGCGATGGCCGCCGACGTCTGCGGGCACGACGATGCGGGGGCCGCGGCGCTCCGCGAAGCGAAGTACGCCTGGGCCGGGCAGCTGCGCGCCGAAGGCCGCCGCGACGAGGCCGTGAAGCTCTACCGCGAACTGGCGAAGGACGTGCGCACGAAAGAGGGTTCCGAGGCTGCCTATTACGTGATCGAATCCACGTTCGGGAGCGGCGACATGGACAAGACCGAAAAGGAGGTCTTTGCCTTCTCCGAACGGGAGCCGCAGGCCTACTGGCTGGCCAAGGCCTTTATCCTGCTGGGCGACGTGTATGTGAAGAAAGGGGATAATTTCCAGGCCCGGGCAACGTGGCAGAGTGTCGCCGACGGTTATTCGCCTGCCGACGACGGCATCGTGGACGAAGCGAAGGCGCGAATCGCAAAACTCAACTGA